In one Lolium rigidum isolate FL_2022 chromosome 3, APGP_CSIRO_Lrig_0.1, whole genome shotgun sequence genomic region, the following are encoded:
- the LOC124694741 gene encoding tetratricopeptide repeat protein 27 homolog — protein sequence MAVSTFLREAELRLLRCTLPAAASQRPPPLPPPVHPLGPVAASALAAVERGDYAAALASAAPHILHAHGSTEAADVSPAQFYADLAAAIEAFLQGDVRGAADEGFECRCALVLSAAVAALLAFTQQNVTGPPGKYSPFPFSTSSLDERWYSDPGGKWDAWASDHFVASFGSHVHGGFSLLQFIVFAEILFTSIMSLDSSGFRSVPWWLCRVSMSQQNILDELSSSLFDQVQVYKNKMLTHFGDLEKVFSYWSSSLCDGEGSSLVSAAYIEAGIAEYKYGRIDASRLHLDSAHEACGIHLSLTGILGFRRVHQVDAKSQMVLVAKTTEPELKGALSDVMDLRNTRSSVPAESDEFCDILRTPRLAQNGDNSRGESMTCASTQISLTPIQQAAVLAECLHVSRRSRNDEMSGWEMAPYIEAIDSQDESYFAVKSLGDVLRIRWESTRSRTKQRALLMMENLIEDIGKECPVASQRAKLVFGVHMPSLPTLRKEYGEFLISCGILGVALDVFKDLELWDNLIYCYQLSGKLADAVSLINARLSVTPNDPRLWCSLGDATNNDDHYRKALEVSSNKSARALRSLARSAYNRNDFYASKNLWESALALNSLFPDAWFAYGTAAWKDKDLEKAVDAFTRAVQIDPENGEAWNNIACLHMIRGKSQGAVQAFREAVKLKRNSWEVWENYSKVALDTGNIRLTLEAVKMVLALSFNKRCNVDLLDKVMTTLEEQATNLGDTEEAESIGKTSDDKNKDTMQLSQLLGIVGDILQKLVGSEASSPEIWGLYARWSKSKGSLMECSQDLVKQIRSLQGSGVWHDKKKFTKFAQASLQLCKVYMEISSTTENRQELLLAEMHLKSSLKQASDFQDTEEYRALDDCLVELQDLIGAA from the coding sequence ATGGCGGTCTCCACCTTCCTCCGTGAGGCCGAGCTCCGCCTCCTGCGCTGCACCCTCCCCGCCGCGGCCTCTCAACGGCCGCCTCCTTTGCCTCCCCCAGTTCACCCGCTCGGCCCCGTCGCCGCCTccgccctcgccgccgtcgaGCGTGGGGACTACGCGGCTGCGCTCGCCTCCGCCGCCCCGCACATCCTCCACGCCCACGGCTCCACCGAGGCTGCCGATGTCTCTCCTGCGCAGTTCTACGCTGACCTCGCTGCCGCCATCGAGGCGTTCCTCCAGGGTGATGTCCGCGGGGCGGCGGACGAGGGGTTCGAGTGCAGGTGCGCGCTTGTTCTCTCCGCGGCGGTGGCCGCGCTGCTGGCATTCACGCAGCAGAACGTAACGGGGCCTCCGGGTAAATACTCACCGTTTCCTTTCTCTACATCATCACTGGATGAACGGTGGTACAGTGACCCAGGAGGCAAATGGGATGCATGGGCTTCTGACCATTTTGTAGCTTCGTTTGGTTCCCACGTTCACGGGGGATTCTCGCTCCTGCAGTTCATTGTCTTCGCAGAAATCTTGTTCACGAGCATTATGAGTCTGGATTCCTCTGGTTTTCGGAGTGTGCCGTGGTGGTTGTGCAGAGTATCCATGTCCCAGCAGAATATATTAGATGAGCTATCGTCCTCTTTGTTTGATCAAGTGCAAGTGTACAAGAATAAAATGCTGACCCACTTTGGTGATCTTGAAAAGGTTTTCAGTTAttggagttcttccttgtgtgatgGGGAAGGCTCTTCTTTGGTGTCAGCTGCTTATATAGAAGCTGGGATCGCCGAGTATAAGTATGGCCGAATTGATGCTTCGAGGTTGCATCTAGATAGTGCTCATGAGGCATGTGGGATTCATCTCTCTCTCACAGGGATCCTTGGTTTTCGAAGAGTACACCAGGTGGACGCCAAATCCCAAATGGTACTTGTTGCCAAGACCACTGAACCAGAACTCAAAGGAGCTCTGAGTGATGTTATGGATTTGAGAAATACAAGGAGTTCTGTTCCTGCTGAAAGTGATGAATTTTGCGATATACTAAGAACGCCCAGACTAGCTCAAAATGGGGATAACTCGAGGGGTGAAAGTATGACATGTGCAAGCACACAGATATCACTAACCCCTATCCAGCAGGCTGCTGTACTTGCAGAATGTTTGCATGTGAgtcggaggagtcggaatgatgaAATGTCTGGGTGGGAAATGGCACCATACATAGAGGCAATTGATTCTCAGGATGAGTCTTATTTTGCGGTTAAGAGCTTGGGTGATGTTCTACGTATTAGGTGGGAGTCCACCCGCAGTCGCACAAAACAGCGGGCATTGTTAATGATGGAGAatttgattgaagatatcggcaaaGAATGCCCTGTGGCTTCACAAAGAGCCAAATTGGTTTTTGGAGTTCATATGCCGAGTCTCCCTACATTAAGGAAAGAATATGGCGAATTTTTGATAAGTTGTGGTATACTTGGAGTAGCTCTAGATGTTTTCAAAGATCTTGAACTGTGGGATAATCTCATCTATTGCTATCAATTATCAGGTAAACTTGCTGATGCAGTTAGCCTAATAAATGCCCGGCTCTCCGTTACACCTAATGACCCAAGATTATGGTGTTCACTTGGTGATGCTACAAATAATGATGATCATTATAGGAAAGCATTGGAAGTCTCAAGTAACAAATCTGCTCGAGCTCTGCGTTCTCTGGCTCGCAGTGCATACAACAGGAATGACTTCTACGCATCCAAAAATCTTTGGGAGTCTGCATTGGCATTGAATTCGTTGTTTCCAGATGCCTGGTTTGCTTATGGTACAGCCGCATGGAAAGATAAAGATCTTGAGAAGGCTGTGGATGCTTTTACTCGTGCTGTGCAGATAGATCCTGAAAATGGAGAAGCATGGAACAATATAGCCTGCCTGCACATGATCAGAGGGAAGAGTCAAGGGGCAGTCCAGGCATTCAGGGAAGCTGTAAAGCTCAAGAGGAATAGCTGGGAGGTTTGGGAGAATTACAGTAAGGTTGCTTTGGACACAGGCAACATTAGGCTGACACTTGAAGCTGTCAAAATGGTATTAGCCTTGTCCTTCAACAAACGCTGCAATGTTGATTTATTGGACAAAGTGATGACCACTCTCGAAGAGCAAGCTACAAATCTCGGTGATACTGAAGAAGCTGAATCCATAGGCAAGACTTCGGATGATAAAAATAAGGATACCATGCAATTGAGTCAATTATTAGGTATAGTTGGTGATATCCTTCAGAAGCTTGTAGGAAGTGAAGCTAGCAGTCCAGAGATATGGGGATTATATGCAAGATGGAGTAAAAGCAAGGGCAGCCTCATGGAATGTTCTCAAGATCTGGTCAAGCAAATTCGGTCTCTCCAGGGTTCAGGAGTATGGCATGACAAGAAGAAGTTCACCAAATTTGCTCAAGCTTCTCTGCAGCTTTGCAAGGTCTACATGGAAATTTCTTCCACGACTGAAAACAGACAAGAGTTATTGTTAGCTGAGATGCATCTTAAAAGCTCCTTAAAACAGGCGTCAGACTTCCAAGACACGGAGGAGTATAGAGCCCTTGATGACTGCCTTGTTGAATTACAGGACCTGATTGGCGCTGCTTAG